One part of the Rutidosis leptorrhynchoides isolate AG116_Rl617_1_P2 chromosome 1, CSIRO_AGI_Rlap_v1, whole genome shotgun sequence genome encodes these proteins:
- the LOC139890773 gene encoding pentatricopeptide repeat-containing protein At2g27610-like, whose amino-acid sequence MTQRHVSSSNHNHLLFEFARTNDNAQALKHFLEIRRSGLAVNGASFSCVLKICGILCDQLIGKQIHCDCIKHGFVQDVSVGTSLIDMYTKTEGVPLAEKVFDEMPERNVVSWTSMLTGYSLSGLHDRAIELFLQMQVEGIKPNPFTFATVLGVLADTGAVIKGMQVHTMVVKLGFELTTYVCNSLISMYSKSRMVQCANKVFDRMEVRDSVSWNGMISGLVANGRDLVALDLFHKMRLAGVKLTQSVFVTILRVCANIKEISFTKQVHCYVLKNGMESDPNVRTALMVSYTKSSQMDDTMRLFNTMKGVKNVVTWTQHHCQLLP is encoded by the coding sequence ATGACTCAAAGACACGTTTCCAGTTCTAACCATAACCACCTTCTTTTCGAGTTTGCTCGAACCAATGACAACGCTCAAgcactcaaacattttcttgaaaTCCGTCGTTCGGGATTAGCGGTTAACGGTGCAAGCTTCTCTTGTGTTTTAAAGATATGCGGAATCTTGTGTGATCAATTAATAGGCAAGCAAATACATTGTGACTGTATTAAACACGGGTTCGTTCAAGATGTTAGCGTAGGCACATCTCTTATCGATATGTACACGAAAACGGAAGGTGTTCCGTTAGCTGagaaggtgttcgatgaaatgcctgAGAGAAATGTAGTATCTTGGACTTCAATGCTGACTGGGTATTCGTTATCTGGGCTGCATGATCGGGCCATTGAGCTTTTTTTACAAATGCAAGTTGAAGGAATCAAGCCTAATCCATTTACATTTGCGACAGTTCTTGGTGTGTTAGCTGATACCGGTGCAGTTATAAAAGGAATGCAAGTACATACAATGGTTGTAAAATTAGGCTTTGAGCTGACAACATATGTGTGTAATTCTTTAATTAGTATGTATTCAAAATCACGTATGGTTCAATGCGCTAATAAAGTGTTTGATCGTATGGAAGTTAGAGATTCGGTTTCTTGGAACGGAATGATATCGGGTCTCGTAGCAAACGGGCGTGATTTAGTTGCGCTTGATTTGTTCCATAAGATGAGACTTGCAGGGGTCAAACTAACACAATCAGTGTTTGTAACGATATTAAGAGTGTGTGCAAACATCAAAGAGATAAGTTTCACGAAACAAGTACATTGTTATGTTTTAAAAAACGGTATGGAATCAGATCCTAATGTTAGAACTGCACTTATGGTTTCTTATACTAAAAGCTCACAAATGGATGATACAATGAGATTGTTTAACACAATGAAAGGGGTTAAAAACGTGGTGACATGGACACAACACCATTGTCAACTTCTGCCTTGA